Proteins encoded within one genomic window of Gloeobacter kilaueensis JS1:
- the folE gene encoding GTP cyclohydrolase I FolE: MTIAHKDLLPSDWHGSDLESQNGQDPMREAVRTLLVGVGEDPERDGLERTPKRVAEALKFLTQGYSQSLEELLNGAIFDVGHDELVLVRDIDLFSMCEHHMLPFIGRAHVGYIPNQKVVGLSKIARIVEMYARRLQVQERLTRQVAEAIQAVLQPRGVAVVIEASHMCMVMRGVQKPNSWTVTSSMVGVFKESQSTRQEFLDLIHHKASF, translated from the coding sequence ATGACGATTGCTCACAAGGATCTTCTGCCTTCCGACTGGCACGGGAGTGATCTAGAAAGTCAGAACGGCCAGGATCCGATGCGCGAGGCGGTGCGCACCTTGCTTGTCGGGGTGGGCGAGGATCCGGAGCGCGACGGTCTGGAGCGCACGCCGAAGCGGGTGGCCGAGGCGCTCAAGTTTTTGACCCAGGGCTACAGCCAGTCGCTCGAAGAACTGCTCAACGGGGCGATCTTCGATGTTGGGCACGACGAGCTGGTTCTGGTGCGCGACATCGACCTGTTCAGCATGTGCGAGCACCACATGCTGCCCTTTATCGGGCGCGCCCACGTCGGCTATATCCCCAATCAGAAGGTCGTCGGCCTCTCCAAGATTGCCCGGATCGTCGAGATGTACGCCCGGCGGCTGCAGGTGCAGGAGCGGCTCACCCGCCAGGTGGCCGAGGCGATTCAAGCGGTGCTCCAGCCGCGCGGCGTGGCGGTGGTGATCGAGGCGTCGCACATGTGCATGGTGATGCGCGGCGTCCAAAAGCCCAATTCCTGGACGGTGACCAGTTCGATGGTCGGTGTCTTCAAGGAGAGCCAATCGACCCGCCAGGAATTTCTGGATCTGATTCATCACAAGGCGAGCTTTTAG
- the nuoH gene encoding NADH-quinone oxidoreductase subunit NuoH, which translates to METIDLGRAFAQSLSGLGVPAELARALWLPLPMLVILATVAVGVILVVWGERKWAGYMQQRFGPTIVGLGGSIQGAADGLKLLIKEDIIPNKADPWLFTVGPAIVIIPVFFSYLVIPFGQGLVLSDIAIGIFFIIAVSSISPIGALMAGYASNNKYALLGGLRAAAQSLSYEIPLALSVLALVMMSNSLSTVDIVKQQETLGLFSFFSWNVWRQPLGFVIFLISALAETERAPFDLPEAESELVAGHHTEYSGMKFALFYLSEYANLILASLMASVLFLGGWSFIVPLEPLAGLFGIQTASPVFQVVAALVGISVTILKATFFIFLAVLARWTLPRVRIDQLLDLGWKFLLPVSLFNLLLTAALMLLSNTIKTTLPLYVPLLIMAGLVFVALTLQKKPVAKPKTAGA; encoded by the coding sequence ATGGAAACAATCGACCTGGGCAGAGCATTCGCCCAGAGCTTGAGTGGACTGGGAGTTCCGGCAGAGCTTGCTCGCGCCCTCTGGCTGCCCCTGCCGATGCTGGTCATCCTGGCGACGGTCGCCGTCGGTGTCATCCTCGTCGTCTGGGGCGAGCGCAAGTGGGCCGGTTACATGCAGCAGCGCTTTGGCCCTACTATCGTCGGCCTCGGCGGTTCGATTCAGGGGGCGGCGGACGGCCTGAAGCTGCTCATCAAAGAAGACATCATTCCCAACAAGGCGGACCCGTGGCTGTTTACGGTGGGCCCGGCGATCGTGATCATCCCGGTCTTCTTCTCGTATCTGGTCATCCCCTTCGGTCAGGGACTGGTGCTCTCGGACATCGCGATCGGCATCTTCTTTATCATCGCCGTCTCGAGCATCTCGCCCATCGGTGCGCTGATGGCGGGCTACGCCTCCAACAACAAGTACGCCCTGTTAGGCGGCCTGCGGGCTGCTGCCCAGTCGCTCTCCTATGAGATTCCGCTGGCGCTCTCGGTGCTGGCGCTGGTGATGATGTCCAACTCCCTTTCGACCGTAGACATCGTCAAGCAGCAGGAGACGCTGGGGCTGTTTTCGTTTTTTTCGTGGAACGTCTGGCGGCAGCCCCTGGGCTTTGTGATCTTTTTGATTTCGGCTCTGGCGGAGACCGAGCGCGCCCCGTTCGATCTGCCGGAGGCGGAGTCGGAGCTGGTGGCTGGTCACCATACCGAGTACAGCGGCATGAAGTTTGCCCTTTTTTATCTTTCTGAGTACGCCAACTTGATCCTCGCCTCGCTGATGGCCTCGGTGCTGTTTTTAGGGGGCTGGAGCTTTATCGTGCCCCTCGAACCGCTGGCAGGACTTTTTGGCATCCAGACTGCCAGTCCCGTCTTTCAGGTGGTGGCGGCCCTGGTGGGCATCAGCGTCACGATCTTGAAGGCGACATTCTTTATCTTTCTGGCGGTGCTGGCGCGCTGGACGCTGCCCCGCGTGCGCATCGACCAGCTTCTGGATCTGGGCTGGAAGTTCTTGCTGCCGGTGTCGCTTTTTAATTTGCTCTTGACAGCGGCGCTGATGCTGCTCTCCAACACGATCAAGACCACCCTGCCCTTGTACGTGCCGCTTCTTATCATGGCGGGTCTGGTCTTTGTCGCCCTCACCCTCCAGAAAAAGCCGGTGGCCAAGCCAAAGACGGCTGGGGCATGA
- a CDS encoding SDR family oxidoreductase, with product MQLDSDSNRLPVALVSGASSGIGQATARRLAQAGFAVALVARNRERLAGLQAELPTATSLTIAQDLTDFAALGALVEAVEAKLGPIAVLVNNAGMAYTGPLETMPVADWEQVLKLNLTAPFALTRAVLPTMRQRRTGTIINMVSIAGKQTFADWGAYCASKFGLLAFSRTLAQEVRQDGIRVTALCPGAVDTALWDSEAVTADFDRQAMLAAETVADLVLYAASLPERAVLEEVVLMPSGGVL from the coding sequence TTGCAATTAGATTCCGATAGCAACAGGCTGCCAGTTGCTCTGGTGAGCGGTGCCAGTAGCGGCATCGGCCAGGCAACGGCGAGACGACTGGCCCAGGCGGGCTTTGCCGTCGCCCTGGTCGCCCGCAACCGCGAGCGCCTTGCCGGGCTGCAGGCCGAGTTGCCGACAGCGACAAGCCTCACCATCGCCCAGGATCTCACCGATTTTGCCGCCCTGGGTGCCCTGGTGGAGGCGGTCGAGGCCAAACTCGGTCCGATTGCCGTGCTGGTCAACAACGCCGGGATGGCCTACACCGGTCCACTGGAGACCATGCCGGTTGCCGACTGGGAACAGGTACTGAAGCTGAATCTCACCGCTCCTTTTGCCCTCACCCGCGCCGTCCTCCCGACGATGCGCCAGCGGCGAACCGGCACGATCATCAACATGGTCTCGATCGCCGGTAAGCAGACTTTTGCTGACTGGGGGGCTTACTGTGCAAGCAAGTTCGGGCTACTGGCCTTCTCGCGGACCCTCGCCCAGGAAGTCCGGCAAGATGGCATCCGGGTAACGGCGCTCTGTCCGGGGGCGGTCGATACGGCGCTGTGGGACAGCGAAGCGGTCACCGCAGATTTTGACCGCCAGGCGATGCTCGCCGCCGAAACCGTCGCGGATCTGGTGCTGTATGCCGCCAGCCTGCCCGAGCGCGCCGTGCTCGAAGAAGTGGTCCTGATGCCCTCCGGGGGCGTCCTCTGA
- a CDS encoding sensor histidine kinase, with amino-acid sequence METLGLAPRLRSLSQALAAGPPFAEQLGAAGRRTWTMALAALAGFLGEYPGRATLFVGGKLALQELVAACPLAPRLWQFQSAEAKLAGAVAIALGAGDPLVEENFVIALASDFCLVLCHRSPSLQFSFEPLVVLRASAVLRQRLVITRPDLLGDFDGLLEKLPAASARLLARFSRRLLIEGARAQESIDGTELDFLELLSHEVRTPLTTIRTLTRLILRRNELSGQTRQYLETIDRECALQIERFELLALAMDHEQGELSLRPQAVAMDQLLLSYLERWREEADSRGLALEVDNPPTELPKVQADQVLLERVLGGLVDRLVRSLPFGSHIQLKAERAGLWLRLRIGITGGSVEEPASGAPYRVDSQAGAVTLKLPAAQGLVAAMGGKLTLRLHPDGESSTLTLYLPIQS; translated from the coding sequence ATGGAAACCCTTGGACTTGCTCCGAGATTGCGCTCGCTCAGCCAGGCGCTGGCGGCGGGGCCGCCCTTCGCCGAGCAACTGGGGGCAGCTGGCCGCCGCACCTGGACGATGGCGCTGGCGGCGCTCGCTGGTTTTTTAGGTGAGTATCCTGGCCGGGCAACCCTTTTTGTCGGGGGCAAACTGGCGCTGCAGGAGCTGGTTGCGGCCTGTCCGCTCGCGCCGCGCCTCTGGCAGTTTCAAAGCGCCGAAGCGAAGCTTGCCGGGGCGGTGGCCATTGCCCTGGGCGCGGGCGATCCGCTGGTCGAAGAAAATTTTGTCATCGCCCTGGCCTCCGACTTTTGCCTGGTGCTCTGCCACCGCAGCCCGTCGCTGCAATTTTCTTTTGAGCCGCTGGTGGTTCTGCGGGCCAGTGCCGTGCTGCGCCAGCGCCTGGTGATCACCCGGCCCGATTTGCTGGGTGATTTTGACGGGCTACTGGAGAAGCTGCCTGCCGCCAGTGCCAGGCTCCTCGCGCGCTTCAGCCGCCGCCTGCTCATCGAAGGGGCGCGCGCTCAAGAATCGATCGACGGCACTGAGCTTGATTTTCTGGAGTTGCTCTCCCACGAGGTGCGCACGCCGCTGACGACGATCCGGACGCTGACGCGGCTGATCTTGCGGCGCAACGAGCTTTCTGGCCAGACCCGGCAGTACCTGGAGACGATCGACCGCGAGTGCGCCCTGCAGATCGAGCGCTTCGAGCTGTTGGCGCTGGCGATGGACCACGAGCAGGGCGAGCTGTCCCTCAGACCCCAGGCCGTCGCGATGGACCAGCTGCTATTGAGTTATCTGGAGCGCTGGCGCGAGGAGGCCGACTCGCGCGGTCTGGCCCTCGAAGTCGATAATCCGCCCACCGAATTGCCCAAAGTTCAGGCCGACCAGGTGCTTTTGGAGCGGGTATTGGGCGGACTGGTAGACCGGCTGGTGCGCAGCCTGCCTTTTGGCAGCCACATCCAGCTCAAGGCCGAGCGGGCGGGTCTGTGGCTGCGGCTGCGCATCGGCATCACCGGCGGCAGCGTCGAGGAACCGGCCAGCGGTGCGCCCTATCGGGTCGATTCCCAGGCCGGGGCGGTCACCCTCAAGCTCCCTGCGGCCCAGGGGCTCGTGGCGGCGATGGGCGGCAAGCTCACGCTGCGCCTGCACCCGGACGGCGAAAGCAGTACGCTGACACTGTATCTTCCGATTCAAAGCTGA
- a CDS encoding DciA family protein produces the protein MKPASLASLLAELTRSPQMARNARLVQLQKQWPDIAGAAVSAHSRPLRLQEGTLTVAVSSAVWAQNLGYQRRLLINRIAAVWGSAEAIHDIRFETTGWYARTRSTALPLLPEHPLIVPLAGQPPVLRDPSTTLSERLERLQQLAQWRIGQLPACPRCRLGAPPRELERWGMCGSCIVRS, from the coding sequence GTGAAACCCGCCTCCCTCGCCAGCCTGCTTGCGGAGCTGACGCGCAGTCCCCAGATGGCGCGCAACGCCCGGCTGGTGCAGCTTCAAAAGCAGTGGCCCGACATTGCCGGTGCGGCAGTTTCAGCCCACAGCCGGCCCCTGAGGCTGCAGGAAGGGACGCTCACCGTCGCCGTCTCCAGTGCGGTCTGGGCCCAGAATCTGGGCTACCAGCGCCGGTTGCTGATAAATCGCATCGCGGCGGTCTGGGGCAGCGCTGAGGCGATCCACGACATCCGCTTCGAGACGACCGGCTGGTATGCCCGGACCCGATCGACCGCCCTCCCGCTCCTGCCGGAGCATCCGCTCATCGTTCCTCTGGCGGGCCAGCCCCCTGTTCTCCGTGACCCCAGCACGACCCTGTCTGAGCGGCTGGAACGCTTGCAGCAACTGGCCCAGTGGCGGATCGGGCAACTACCTGCCTGCCCGCGCTGCCGGCTGGGAGCGCCGCCCAGGGAACTGGAGCGCTGGGGAATGTGCGGTAGCTGTATCGTGCGCTCCTGA